One genomic region from Bacteroidia bacterium encodes:
- a CDS encoding DUF3108 domain-containing protein, with protein sequence MKKIIFALLFTGMLPTVKAQELRNENVSAFKRGEILNYRIHYGFIDAATASIEVKNENTLIGGRNTFHIVGIGVSNTNFDWFFKVRDRYETYIDEKALVPWLFIRRVNEGGYIINQNMVFNQLKHTVNSNGKTLNVPPNIQDMISSFYYARCFDFSKAKKGDLFDVPSFVDDKLFNLQIKFLKRETITTTFGKIKCLVFVPVLQTGRIFKHEEDMKVWITDDANHIPIRAEADILFGSLKMDLQSYSGLANPITFH encoded by the coding sequence ATGAAAAAAATAATTTTCGCATTGCTTTTTACTGGCATGCTGCCCACTGTAAAAGCACAAGAATTACGAAACGAAAACGTAAGTGCATTTAAACGTGGCGAAATTTTAAATTACCGCATCCATTATGGCTTTATTGATGCCGCAACTGCCAGCATTGAAGTAAAAAACGAAAACACATTGATTGGCGGCAGAAACACTTTTCACATTGTAGGAATTGGTGTTTCCAATACTAATTTCGATTGGTTTTTTAAAGTGCGCGATCGGTACGAGACATACATTGATGAAAAAGCATTGGTGCCTTGGCTTTTTATCCGCAGAGTAAATGAAGGCGGTTACATCATTAACCAAAACATGGTTTTTAATCAATTAAAACATACTGTCAATAGTAATGGAAAAACGCTTAACGTTCCGCCCAATATTCAAGATATGATTTCCTCTTTTTATTATGCCAGATGTTTTGATTTTTCAAAAGCAAAAAAAGGTGATTTGTTTGATGTACCCAGCTTTGTGGACGATAAATTATTTAATCTTCAAATAAAATTTTTAAAAAGAGAAACCATTACAACCACTTTCGGAAAAATAAAATGTTTGGTGTTTGTACCCGTTTTACAAACCGGACGTATTTTTAAACACGAAGAAGATATGAAAGTGTGGATAACCGATGATGCCAACCACATCCCTATTCGCGCAGAAGCAGATATACTTTTCGGTTCTTTAAAAATGGATTTACAATCGTATTCCGGTTTAGCTAATCCGATTACATTCCATTAA
- a CDS encoding DUF3467 domain-containing protein: protein MNEQEKNPNQLNIELSEEMAEGVYSNLAIITHSNSEFVIDFIKIMPGTPKAKVKSRIVLTPQHAKRLVKALKENVAKFESIHGPIKDTEMPNALPLNFGGPTAQA from the coding sequence CCCAATCAATTAAACATTGAATTGAGCGAAGAAATGGCGGAAGGCGTGTATTCTAATCTTGCTATTATTACACATTCCAATTCAGAATTTGTAATTGATTTCATTAAAATAATGCCAGGAACGCCAAAAGCAAAAGTAAAATCGCGCATCGTATTAACGCCGCAACATGCGAAAAGATTAGTGAAAGCATTAAAAGAAAATGTAGCGAAATTCGAATCCATTCACGGACCAATAAAAGATACTGAAATGCCAAACGCTTTGCCGCTTAATTTCGGTGGGCCGACAGCGCAAGCTTGA